A part of Paenibacillus donghaensis genomic DNA contains:
- a CDS encoding response regulator transcription factor: protein MDSDRKISVMLVDDHKIMLEGLETLLSIRSEIEIVGTAQTGEEALERLHSVVPDVILMDIRMPGMGGVKATEAIKELHPHVIILILTTFDDDEYIIEALCNGASGYLLKDIDGEKLVQSIDEALSGNLLLTGKVAKKLALNIHNKNSGFEKAGKELELTQRELDLARLLIEGYNSKEIAEKLFLTQGTVKNYLSDIYTKIGTNDRAKAVLLLKRYLLT from the coding sequence ATGGATAGCGATCGCAAAATCAGCGTCATGCTTGTGGATGATCATAAAATTATGCTTGAAGGTCTGGAAACTTTGCTTTCGATAAGATCGGAGATAGAGATCGTTGGGACGGCTCAAACCGGCGAAGAAGCGCTTGAACGGCTTCACTCGGTTGTTCCGGATGTCATCCTGATGGACATCCGCATGCCGGGTATGGGAGGCGTAAAGGCAACCGAAGCCATTAAGGAGCTCCACCCACATGTGATCATACTCATCTTAACGACCTTCGACGATGATGAGTATATCATAGAGGCTTTATGCAACGGAGCTTCCGGTTATTTGCTTAAAGACATCGATGGAGAGAAGCTTGTTCAATCCATCGATGAAGCGCTTTCCGGAAATTTGCTGCTTACTGGTAAAGTGGCAAAAAAGCTTGCTCTCAATATCCACAATAAGAACAGCGGGTTTGAAAAAGCAGGTAAGGAACTTGAGCTAACGCAAAGAGAACTTGACCTTGCAAGGCTGCTTATAGAGGGATACAACTCAAAGGAAATTGCCGAAAAATTATTTTTGACTCAGGGAACGGTAAAGAACTATTTAAGTGACATTTATACCAAGATCGGTACCAATGACCGGGCTAAAGCAGTCTTGTTATTAAAAAGATATTTATTAACATGA
- a CDS encoding sensor histidine kinase, translating into MNISTVHTLSNTKVSRLFFYGLACSYVVLLLLYFVLSQYKGFMVVTFLIGLYFLRHSKRVLNHPEYHPIVAVSPIVEIVLLFLLFLGSGTEIESIVFVLFIADLLLHYKSWYAFPFAYGGYLAYIFLWSPGGEDLWRNMFHILSYSFLVIPIWSTKLLLNQRDMNLRLNESLIQEARTREEMAALKERTRIAEEVHDTVGHTLTTAIVALEGAQLLFDRKPEESLRKILIAREQLKQGLGNIRQVVKTLKAKEGTIGDLGLKEGIQKIMTDTEKQTGVQFILHYEEVTHLISLQKYVMINFIKESITNALKHGKASAIEISVLEQQDTIHIMVKDNGIGSDSFIYGFGLKSMEERIEAIGGQLSVQSEPMKGFALHVRMPVARGDG; encoded by the coding sequence ATGAATATTTCAACAGTTCATACACTAAGCAATACGAAAGTATCGAGATTATTTTTCTATGGACTGGCATGCTCTTACGTGGTCCTGCTATTGCTTTACTTTGTTTTATCTCAATATAAAGGCTTTATGGTTGTTACGTTCCTGATCGGGCTCTATTTCTTAAGACACTCGAAACGAGTGTTAAATCATCCCGAGTATCATCCCATTGTAGCCGTATCCCCGATTGTCGAAATCGTTCTCCTCTTTCTTCTATTCCTGGGAAGCGGAACAGAAATCGAGAGTATCGTATTTGTTCTCTTTATTGCGGATCTTCTCTTGCACTACAAGTCGTGGTATGCTTTTCCGTTTGCCTATGGTGGATATTTAGCCTACATTTTTTTGTGGTCACCAGGCGGAGAAGATTTATGGCGGAATATGTTCCATATTTTGAGCTATTCGTTTTTGGTAATACCAATTTGGAGCACCAAGCTGCTGCTCAATCAAAGGGATATGAACCTTCGATTAAACGAATCTTTGATCCAGGAAGCTAGAACGAGAGAAGAGATGGCGGCATTAAAAGAGAGAACGCGGATTGCGGAAGAAGTTCATGATACGGTGGGACACACGTTAACTACAGCGATCGTCGCCCTTGAGGGAGCCCAACTGCTCTTCGATAGAAAACCGGAGGAATCTCTTCGGAAGATCCTCATCGCACGCGAGCAGCTGAAGCAAGGACTCGGCAATATCCGTCAGGTTGTCAAAACATTAAAAGCAAAGGAAGGGACTATTGGCGACTTGGGGCTTAAGGAAGGAATACAGAAGATCATGACCGATACTGAGAAGCAGACGGGCGTTCAATTTATTTTGCATTATGAGGAAGTCACCCATCTAATCTCTCTTCAGAAGTATGTCATGATCAACTTCATAAAGGAATCGATTACCAATGCGCTAAAACATGGCAAAGCAAGTGCAATTGAGATCTCTGTCCTTGAGCAGCAAGATACGATTCATATTATGGTAAAGGACAATGGAATCGGCAGCGATTCATTCATATATGGGTTTGGTCTGAAATCGATGGAAGAAAGAATTGAGGCCATCGGAGGTCAATTGAGTGTGCAAAGTGAGCCTATGAAGGGATTTGCACTCCATGTCCGGATGCCTGTTGCAAGGGGGGACGGTTAA
- a CDS encoding CPBP family intramembrane glutamic endopeptidase: MNNETVIKQYSVGKILGLWALVTLPMFFIRFGLMPFLVPIVSFHPLILFWMLMIVGMIWQFVLSVILLKRELGNLSWGKLKKRLWLNHPVHPKRFKVYKVAYSFTIPIILYAFFFQNSGLFQFVGEALNRLFPFMAPPEYTKIQNLMAPEFVGAWYLLGIALVSCLFNYLLGEELFFRGVLLPQMKGAFGRWDWAMNGVLFAFYHLHKITDIPMILIGSIFFGFLNVRYRSFWPSVIIHGVEAIPVLLGVIAAILGIVL; encoded by the coding sequence TTGAATAACGAAACAGTAATCAAGCAGTATAGTGTTGGCAAAATATTGGGTTTATGGGCTTTAGTCACGTTGCCGATGTTCTTTATTCGATTCGGACTGATGCCGTTTCTGGTGCCAATCGTCAGTTTTCATCCGCTTATTCTCTTTTGGATGCTCATGATTGTCGGTATGATCTGGCAGTTTGTACTATCTGTCATTCTCTTGAAAAGAGAACTGGGTAATTTAAGCTGGGGGAAGCTGAAAAAAAGACTGTGGCTGAATCATCCGGTTCATCCGAAAAGGTTTAAAGTCTACAAAGTCGCTTATTCATTCACGATTCCGATCATTCTATACGCTTTTTTCTTTCAAAACTCAGGTTTGTTCCAGTTTGTAGGAGAAGCGCTCAACCGGCTTTTCCCGTTTATGGCTCCTCCGGAGTATACAAAGATACAAAATCTGATGGCTCCTGAATTTGTCGGTGCCTGGTATCTGCTCGGTATTGCGCTTGTTAGTTGTTTGTTTAATTATTTACTGGGAGAAGAGTTGTTCTTCCGTGGCGTTCTGCTGCCGCAGATGAAGGGAGCCTTTGGAAGATGGGATTGGGCCATGAACGGCGTTTTGTTCGCTTTTTACCACCTGCATAAAATAACGGATATTCCTATGATTCTCATCGGATCGATTTTTTTCGGCTTTTTAAATGTCAGATATCGCAGCTTTTGGCCATCCGTCATCATTCATGGGGTGGAAGCCATACCAGTGCTTCTAGGCGTTATTGCAGCCATTCTAGGAATCGTGCTGTGA
- the trmD gene encoding tRNA (guanosine(37)-N1)-methyltransferase TrmD yields the protein MRIDVLTLFPEMCEGVFSTSILGKAREKNIVSLNTVNFRDFSGNKHNSVDDTPYGGGGGMVLKPDPIFAAVEHVLAGASGSPEVKPRIILMCPQGQTYTQSIAEELAREEHLIFICGHYEGYDERIREHLVTDELSIGDYVLTGGELPALTVIDSIVRLQPGALGNETSAVSDSFSTGLLEYPHYTRPAEFRGWKVPDILVSGHHANIEVWRREQALQRTLQRRPDLLDTAELTPKDRKVLERLKRETQPEQNLT from the coding sequence ATCCGGATTGATGTGCTGACCCTTTTTCCGGAAATGTGTGAAGGGGTGTTCAGCACCAGTATTCTCGGCAAAGCCCGTGAGAAGAATATCGTCTCACTGAATACCGTTAATTTCCGCGACTTCTCGGGGAACAAACATAACAGCGTGGATGACACGCCTTACGGCGGGGGAGGGGGGATGGTGCTGAAGCCTGATCCGATCTTCGCTGCAGTGGAGCATGTGCTTGCAGGAGCCTCCGGCAGCCCTGAGGTGAAGCCCAGGATTATACTGATGTGTCCGCAAGGGCAGACATATACGCAGTCGATAGCCGAGGAGCTGGCCCGGGAAGAGCATCTGATCTTTATCTGTGGCCATTATGAAGGCTACGACGAGCGGATCAGGGAACACCTGGTCACGGACGAGCTGTCGATTGGTGATTACGTGTTGACTGGCGGTGAGCTGCCGGCGCTTACGGTGATTGATTCAATCGTCCGATTGCAGCCCGGCGCGCTGGGCAACGAGACGTCCGCTGTTTCAGATTCCTTCAGTACGGGACTGCTGGAGTATCCGCATTATACCCGCCCTGCGGAGTTCCGTGGCTGGAAGGTGCCCGATATCCTGGTGAGCGGACATCATGCCAACATTGAGGTGTGGCGCAGAGAACAGGCGCTGCAGCGTACGCTGCAGCGCAGGCCGGATCTGCTCGATACGGCAGAGCTAACCCCCAAAGATAGAAAAGTGCTGGAACGTCTGAAGCGCGAGACACAACCTGAACAAAATTTAACTTAA
- the rimM gene encoding ribosome maturation factor RimM (Essential for efficient processing of 16S rRNA), which produces MAEELTVGRLVNTHGIRGEIKVLSHTDFPDVRFAAGKKLIVIPADGSPRFEVTVESSREHKGTFIVKLNGYTNINEVEKYKGSMLKVPGDDLVELPENEYYFHEIVGCEVYTDEAGSEPLGTITEILQPGANDVWVVKPSKGQDILIPVINDVVLDVDIPAKRITVHIMEGLLP; this is translated from the coding sequence ATGGCAGAAGAATTAACCGTAGGCCGCTTGGTGAATACGCATGGCATACGTGGTGAGATTAAGGTATTGTCCCATACCGATTTCCCGGACGTCCGGTTTGCTGCAGGCAAAAAGTTGATCGTAATCCCGGCAGACGGCAGCCCGAGATTTGAGGTTACCGTGGAATCGTCGCGTGAGCATAAAGGCACCTTTATCGTCAAGCTGAACGGCTATACCAACATTAACGAAGTGGAGAAATACAAAGGCAGCATGCTGAAAGTACCTGGAGATGATCTGGTCGAGCTGCCGGAGAATGAATATTATTTCCATGAGATTGTGGGCTGTGAGGTCTACACCGATGAAGCGGGAAGCGAGCCGCTCGGAACGATCACTGAAATTCTGCAGCCGGGTGCAAACGATGTGTGGGTGGTAAAGCCTTCCAAAGGCCAGGATATTCTGATCCCGGTGATCAATGACGTAGTGCTGGATGTGGATATTCCCGCGAAGCGGATTACCGTTCATATTATGGAAGGGCTGCTTCCATGA
- a CDS encoding KH domain-containing protein: MEELVGVIAKALVDHPEDVAVRIVEKEHLVVYELSVHPDDVGKVIGKQGRIAKALRTVVTSAAVKSDKRVTVDILS; the protein is encoded by the coding sequence ATGGAAGAATTAGTTGGAGTTATTGCTAAGGCTTTAGTGGATCATCCAGAGGATGTGGCTGTGCGAATCGTGGAGAAGGAACACCTGGTAGTCTATGAACTGTCCGTACATCCTGATGATGTAGGGAAGGTTATAGGCAAACAGGGACGAATTGCCAAAGCGTTGCGTACAGTGGTCACATCGGCAGCAGTCAAGAGCGATAAACGCGTGACAGTAGATATTTTATCTTAA
- the rpsP gene encoding 30S ribosomal protein S16 — MAVRIRLKRMGAHKAPFYRLVVSDSRSPRDGRFIEEIGYYNPIEQPAVVKIDEEKALKWLQTGAQASDTVRNLLSKAGVMKKFHESKLQK; from the coding sequence GTGGCAGTACGTATTCGTCTGAAAAGAATGGGTGCACATAAAGCGCCTTTCTATCGTCTAGTGGTTTCCGATTCCCGGTCCCCTCGTGACGGTCGTTTCATCGAGGAAATCGGTTATTATAATCCGATCGAACAACCGGCAGTAGTAAAGATCGATGAAGAAAAAGCTCTTAAATGGCTTCAAACAGGTGCGCAAGCATCGGATACCGTCCGCAACTTGCTTTCCAAAGCTGGCGTGATGAAGAAGTTCCATGAGTCAAAGCTTCAGAAATAA
- the ffh gene encoding signal recognition particle protein, translating into MAFEGLTGRLQNVFSKLRGKGKVSEDDVNEAMREVRLALLEADVNFKVVKDFVSKVKEKSVGKEVMDSFTPGMVIIDIVNKELTDLMGGSQAKLAKSNKPPTVIMMVGLQGAGKTTTSGKLAKLLQKGNSRPLLVAADIYRPAAIKQLQVLGEQIKAPVFSLGDQTSPVEIAKQAVQHAKDNSLDYVIIDTAGRLHIDEELMEELKQIHSSVNPDEVLLVVDAMTGQDAVNVADSFNKQLELTGVVLTKLDGDSRGGAALSVKAVTGCPIKFAALGEKIDALEPFHPERMASRILGMGDMLSLIEKAQANIDTDKAKEMERKMRNAEFTFDDFLEQMDQVKKLGPIDQILDMLPGMNKAKGMKDLKVDDKQMGRVEAIVHSMTKTEKRQPEIMNHNRRKRIAAGSGTSVAEVNRLIKQFDEMRKMMKQFSGMMGGGAGGKGAKNAMKQLKGLGGKGMKFPFR; encoded by the coding sequence ATGGCGTTTGAAGGTTTAACCGGAAGATTGCAGAATGTGTTCAGCAAGCTGCGCGGCAAGGGCAAGGTTTCCGAAGATGATGTAAATGAAGCAATGCGTGAAGTGCGGCTGGCGCTGCTCGAAGCGGACGTTAACTTTAAGGTCGTCAAGGATTTCGTATCCAAGGTGAAAGAGAAATCGGTCGGCAAGGAAGTAATGGACAGCTTTACTCCCGGCATGGTTATTATCGACATCGTAAACAAGGAATTAACTGATCTGATGGGCGGGAGCCAGGCGAAGCTGGCGAAGTCGAACAAGCCGCCGACAGTCATTATGATGGTAGGTCTGCAAGGGGCGGGTAAGACAACCACCTCCGGCAAGCTGGCCAAGCTGCTGCAGAAGGGCAACAGCCGTCCGCTACTGGTAGCGGCTGATATATACCGCCCGGCTGCGATCAAGCAGCTCCAGGTGCTCGGTGAGCAGATTAAGGCTCCGGTGTTCTCCTTGGGAGATCAGACGAGCCCGGTAGAGATTGCCAAGCAAGCCGTGCAGCATGCCAAGGACAACAGTCTGGATTATGTTATTATCGATACCGCAGGCCGCCTGCATATTGATGAAGAACTGATGGAAGAGCTGAAGCAGATCCACAGTTCCGTCAACCCTGACGAGGTGCTGCTGGTTGTCGATGCGATGACCGGTCAGGATGCCGTCAACGTAGCCGACAGCTTCAACAAGCAGCTGGAGCTTACCGGCGTCGTGCTGACGAAGCTGGATGGCGACAGCCGCGGTGGTGCCGCGTTGTCGGTTAAGGCGGTTACCGGCTGCCCGATCAAGTTCGCCGCTCTGGGCGAGAAGATCGATGCGCTGGAGCCGTTCCATCCGGAGCGGATGGCTTCCCGTATCCTTGGTATGGGTGATATGCTGTCGTTGATCGAGAAGGCCCAGGCCAATATTGACACCGACAAAGCCAAGGAAATGGAACGTAAGATGCGCAATGCCGAATTTACGTTCGATGATTTCCTGGAACAGATGGATCAGGTCAAGAAGCTGGGTCCGATCGATCAGATTCTGGATATGCTGCCTGGCATGAACAAAGCCAAGGGCATGAAGGACCTGAAGGTCGATGACAAGCAGATGGGCCGCGTAGAGGCGATTGTGCATTCCATGACCAAGACGGAGAAACGTCAGCCTGAGATCATGAATCATAACCGCCGCAAGCGGATTGCTGCCGGCAGCGGCACCTCGGTTGCCGAGGTCAACCGCCTGATCAAGCAATTCGACGAGATGCGCAAGATGATGAAGCAGTTCTCCGGAATGATGGGCGGAGGCGCCGGTGGTAAGGGCGCGAAGAACGCCATGAAGCAGCTCAAGGGTCTTGGCGGCAAGGGCATGAAGTTCCCCTTCCGTTAA
- the ylxM gene encoding YlxM family DNA-binding protein: MSQENRLEKTNRINLLFAFYERLLTDKQQTFLKYYFHDDFSLGEIAAEFEISRQAVYEHIKRAEQVLENYEDKLGLLVKHESRNKYLEELRRLPDDGMLPEQYKLRFADIVDRLQRLE; the protein is encoded by the coding sequence ATGAGTCAGGAGAATAGGCTCGAGAAGACGAACCGAATTAACTTATTGTTTGCCTTTTATGAACGGCTGCTTACGGATAAGCAGCAAACGTTCCTTAAATATTATTTTCATGATGATTTCTCCCTGGGAGAGATTGCCGCTGAATTTGAAATCAGCCGTCAGGCCGTGTATGAGCATATTAAGCGGGCTGAGCAGGTGCTTGAGAATTATGAAGATAAACTTGGCCTGCTGGTCAAGCATGAGAGCCGCAACAAGTATCTAGAAGAACTGCGCAGACTGCCGGATGATGGGATGCTGCCTGAGCAATATAAACTGCGGTTCGCGGATATCGTGGATCGTTTGCAGAGGTTGGAGTAG
- the trhA gene encoding PAQR family membrane homeostasis protein TrhA, whose translation MANTHTYSRKEEVANAITHGLGAVLSVAALVLLIVYASLNGTAWHVVSFTIYGTTMLLLYLNSTLVHSLREGKAKDFFEFLDHSSIYLFIAGTYTPFMLVAIRGTLGWTLFGIAWGVAVFGIFFKAFFVKKFLFMSTIFYIAMGWMIVIAWNPLAAVIPATGMMLLMAGGLLYTLGTVFYVWRGFPFHHAVWHMFVLGGTVIHFFVVLIYLLPL comes from the coding sequence ATGGCTAATACACATACGTACAGCCGCAAGGAAGAGGTGGCTAACGCAATCACGCATGGCTTAGGTGCCGTTCTAAGCGTGGCTGCGCTGGTGCTGCTTATTGTTTATGCCAGTCTGAATGGGACGGCTTGGCATGTAGTCAGCTTCACCATCTATGGCACAACCATGCTGCTGCTGTATTTGAACTCGACACTTGTGCATAGTCTCAGGGAAGGCAAGGCGAAGGATTTCTTCGAATTCCTTGACCATTCCTCGATTTATTTGTTTATCGCCGGGACGTACACCCCGTTTATGCTGGTGGCGATCCGCGGTACGCTGGGCTGGACGCTGTTCGGTATAGCCTGGGGTGTGGCGGTGTTCGGGATATTCTTCAAGGCGTTCTTCGTCAAAAAATTCCTGTTCATGTCCACCATCTTCTACATCGCCATGGGCTGGATGATCGTGATTGCCTGGAATCCGCTGGCTGCAGTCATTCCGGCTACCGGGATGATGCTGCTGATGGCAGGCGGGCTGCTGTACACATTGGGAACCGTATTTTATGTGTGGCGGGGATTCCCTTTCCATCATGCCGTATGGCATATGTTCGTTCTCGGAGGAACGGTAATTCACTTCTTCGTAGTGCTGATTTATCTGCTGCCACTGTAA
- a CDS encoding carboxypeptidase M32, with translation MEESIKLEWEKFSKYLLKMSGYLEAISLLHWDLRTGAPRKGVEVRSGTLGMLSGELFRLETSEEMGAFTELFSRPEVMEQLSSVQNKIVKDCRKEYERSKSIPAERYEEYSKLSAHAQTIWEEAKENNDFASFEPFLSQIVAFKQEFIDYWGVKNTRYDTLLDMYEPDLTVTEVDAIFSRLRNRLVPLVEAISASPNKPDTSFLQQIFDKEQQQKFSLFILGQMGYDFEAGRLDESVHPFATGLSPGDVRITTHYLQDNLPSAVFSSLHEGGHALYEQNVSPDLVGTVLAGGTSMGIHESQSRLWENMIGRSLPFWERYYGDLQQHFPEQLANVELVDFYRAINSVGNSFIRTESDELTYNLHIIVRYEIEKLIFNEGLSVQELPEVWNAKYQQYLGITPPSDQLGVLQDVHWSGGDFGYFASYSLGNMYAAQMMHTLRKEMPELDELIAAGNLLPIKEWLTEKIHRHGRALTPAEIILEVTGEPLNPDYLADYLEAKYTELYKL, from the coding sequence ATGGAAGAATCTATTAAGTTAGAGTGGGAGAAATTCAGCAAGTATTTATTGAAAATGAGCGGGTATCTTGAAGCGATCAGTCTGCTTCACTGGGATCTGCGTACCGGTGCTCCGCGCAAAGGTGTGGAAGTGCGTTCAGGAACACTCGGTATGCTCAGCGGAGAACTGTTCCGTCTGGAAACCTCTGAGGAAATGGGAGCGTTCACCGAGCTGTTCAGCCGTCCTGAAGTGATGGAGCAGCTAAGCAGCGTGCAGAACAAGATCGTCAAGGATTGCCGCAAGGAGTATGAGCGCAGCAAGAGTATTCCCGCTGAACGGTATGAAGAATACTCGAAGCTGTCTGCCCACGCCCAGACCATCTGGGAAGAAGCGAAGGAGAATAATGATTTCGCCAGCTTCGAGCCTTTTCTAAGCCAAATCGTTGCTTTCAAACAAGAGTTTATTGATTACTGGGGTGTCAAAAATACCCGTTATGACACATTGCTCGATATGTATGAGCCTGATTTGACTGTGACCGAGGTGGATGCCATCTTCTCCCGGCTGCGCAACCGTCTGGTGCCGCTAGTAGAGGCGATTTCGGCTTCGCCGAACAAGCCGGACACCAGCTTTTTGCAGCAGATCTTTGACAAGGAGCAGCAGCAGAAATTCAGCCTCTTCATTCTGGGGCAGATGGGTTACGACTTCGAAGCGGGCCGTCTTGATGAGAGTGTGCATCCGTTTGCCACCGGCTTAAGTCCGGGAGATGTGCGTATTACTACCCACTATCTACAGGATAATTTGCCCAGTGCGGTATTCAGCTCCCTTCATGAAGGCGGACATGCGCTATATGAGCAGAACGTCAGCCCTGACCTTGTAGGCACTGTGCTTGCCGGAGGCACATCCATGGGTATCCATGAATCCCAATCCAGACTGTGGGAGAATATGATCGGGCGCAGCCTGCCTTTCTGGGAACGTTATTATGGTGATCTGCAGCAGCATTTCCCGGAACAGCTGGCCAATGTGGAGCTGGTGGATTTCTACCGTGCCATTAACAGTGTAGGGAATTCATTCATCCGTACCGAATCCGACGAGTTGACTTATAATCTGCACATTATTGTCCGTTATGAAATCGAGAAGCTTATTTTCAATGAAGGGCTTAGCGTTCAGGAGCTGCCAGAAGTGTGGAATGCCAAATATCAGCAGTACCTTGGAATTACGCCTCCGTCAGATCAGCTGGGTGTGCTGCAGGATGTACATTGGTCGGGTGGAGACTTTGGTTATTTTGCCTCATACTCCCTGGGGAATATGTATGCCGCACAGATGATGCACACGCTGCGCAAAGAGATGCCTGAGCTGGATGAATTAATCGCTGCCGGCAATCTGCTGCCGATCAAGGAGTGGCTGACAGAGAAAATTCACCGTCATGGCCGCGCCCTTACCCCTGCGGAGATCATTCTGGAGGTAACTGGAGAGCCACTGAACCCCGATTATCTGGCCGATTACCTGGAAGCCAAATACACCGAGCTCTATAAACTGTAA
- a CDS encoding helix-turn-helix domain-containing protein: MGQVHSQLKPMVDASGKSIRQVAKDIEYRFETVRQLYNDESRHFPRDLITKLCEYFQCGVGDLLVYDKEPSQE; encoded by the coding sequence ATGGGACAAGTTCATTCCCAGCTAAAACCAATGGTAGACGCCAGCGGGAAGTCAATCCGGCAAGTGGCCAAAGATATTGAGTACAGGTTTGAAACGGTGCGGCAGCTCTACAATGATGAGTCGCGACATTTCCCTCGTGATTTGATTACTAAGCTCTGCGAATATTTTCAATGCGGAGTGGGGGACTTATTGGTATACGACAAAGAGCCGTCACAGGAGTGA
- a CDS encoding DUF7667 family protein, which yields MLPVHHRLAELYHLHKAGKLTMEHGPELLQCLQINARYCWDTLKLRQLSNTAATTNDTAWLTELRIREEALRLTGRAPTL from the coding sequence ATGCTGCCCGTACACCATCGACTGGCTGAGCTGTACCATCTGCACAAAGCGGGCAAACTCACCATGGAGCACGGCCCCGAGCTGCTGCAATGTCTGCAGATCAATGCCCGGTACTGCTGGGACACCTTGAAGCTACGGCAGCTCTCCAACACGGCAGCGACCACGAACGACACCGCATGGCTCACTGAACTGCGGATACGCGAAGAAGCCCTACGGCTGACTGGGAGGGCACCCACCTTATGA
- a CDS encoding N-acetylmuramoyl-L-alanine amidase, with the protein MSATTITIHNTGNPSSSAAGERTWLTNPSNNRQASYHIVVDSKETVECLPLTENAWHSGDGSGSKSGNRTSIGIEICESGNYSQTLDNAVDLVASMLKERGWGVDRLRRHFDWSGKICPRLMYDGGKWTGWTAFKAMVAAKLKEDDDVKGEEVTVKVNGKKVADGVIDAGVTYTPARAVAEALGATVKYDAVSKTVNITK; encoded by the coding sequence ATGTCTGCGACCACCATCACTATCCATAACACGGGAAACCCGTCCAGCAGCGCAGCAGGGGAACGCACATGGCTCACTAATCCATCCAACAACCGGCAGGCGTCCTATCATATCGTCGTTGACAGCAAGGAGACGGTTGAGTGTCTGCCGCTGACCGAAAACGCCTGGCACTCTGGAGACGGCAGCGGCAGCAAGTCGGGTAACCGGACAAGTATAGGCATTGAGATTTGCGAGAGCGGTAACTATTCGCAGACGCTGGATAATGCAGTGGATCTGGTTGCCTCCATGCTCAAAGAGCGAGGATGGGGCGTGGATCGTCTGCGGAGGCATTTTGATTGGTCTGGCAAGATCTGCCCACGCCTGATGTATGACGGGGGGAAGTGGACGGGCTGGACGGCGTTTAAGGCCATGGTGGCCGCCAAATTAAAGGAGGACGACGATGTGAAGGGTGAAGAGGTAACGGTAAAGGTCAACGGCAAGAAAGTAGCCGACGGCGTGATCGATGCCGGGGTTACGTACACGCCAGCCCGCGCCGTGGCGGAAGCTTTGGGTGCTACGGTGAAATATGACGCCGTGAGTAAGACGGTAAACATCACAAAGTAA
- a CDS encoding phage holin family protein — MEWNAIANFIKPELLIVVAVCWVIGYILKQTPRVPDWTIIYLVTLGAVVLVSLTLGFNAESVLQGILCGAVAVYGNQLVKQARKSGDDNDLS, encoded by the coding sequence GTGGAATGGAATGCAATCGCGAATTTTATCAAACCGGAATTATTGATTGTGGTGGCCGTATGCTGGGTGATCGGCTACATCCTTAAGCAGACACCACGGGTGCCAGACTGGACGATTATTTACCTTGTGACGTTGGGAGCCGTCGTCCTAGTGTCGCTCACCTTGGGCTTTAATGCAGAGAGCGTCCTACAGGGTATCCTTTGCGGCGCGGTGGCTGTGTATGGTAATCAGTTGGTTAAGCAAGCTAGAAAGAGCGGTGACGACAATGATTTATCGTAA
- a CDS encoding CD1375 family protein, which yields MPAIYASLIRKGLKTLVQVPSVIREDVAALLADK from the coding sequence ATGCCAGCCATTTATGCAAGCTTGATCCGCAAGGGACTTAAGACGTTGGTGCAAGTGCCGTCCGTGATTCGCGAGGATGTGGCCGCGCTGTTAGCTGATAAATAG